In Primulina huaijiensis isolate GDHJ02 chromosome 4, ASM1229523v2, whole genome shotgun sequence, the DNA window GATGGATGAGAAGGATGTTGTTACCTATAATTCGATGATTAATGGGCTTGTGAGGACAGGTAAGTTGAGTGAAGCTAAGCATATGTTTGACGAAATGCCACAGAGAGATAAGGTGAGTTGGAACACGATATTGGATGGTTATGTGAAGGCTGGAAAGATGAGCGAGGCATTTGCACTGTTTGAGAGGATGCCATTGAGGGATGTAATCTCATGGTCTATTGTTATATCAGGCTATGCAAAACTGGGTGATATCGAAATGGCTAGGGtattgtttgataaaatgccaGTGAAAAATTTGGTTCCTTGGACAATAATCATATCTGGATATGCTGAAATGGGGCTTTTGAAGGAGGCAATAGAGTTGTATGATAAAATGGAGGAGGGAGGGTTCAATTTGGATGATGGAACTTTTGTTAGTATTTTATCTGCTAGTGCTGAATCTGGTTCAGTAGGTTTAGGGAAGAGAGTTCATCAGTCTATAATAAAGAGTAGACATAAGTGTAGTATCCTGGTGAGTAATGCCTTGATTGACATGTATGGAAAGTGTGGCATCTTGCACAAGGCATGGGGTGTTTTTAATGCGATGGAAAGAAAAGATGTAATAACCTGGAACGCCATGATCCATGGACTGGCAATGCATGGATATGAACGGAAGGCTCTTCAGCTTTTCGCTAGGATGAAACAAGAGGGCTGTACACCAGATAAAGTGACATTTGTCGGTGTCTTATCTGCTTGTAGTCACGCCGGTATGGTTAAGGAGGGGATTTGTTATTTTTATGGTATGGAAAAAGATTATGGGATTGTTCCTGAGATTCAGCATTATGGTTGCCTAATTGATCTTTTAGGTCGTGGTGGGTGTCTAAGGGAAGCTTTTCGGCTTGTGCATGACATGCCATTTGAACCAAATGTTGTTATTTGGGGTTCTCTGTTAGGTGCTTGTCGAATGCACAATGATGCATTCCTTGCTGAGAAGGTACTCAATCAATTAATGAAACTCGAGCCAGTTACTGCTGGAAATTTGTCGCTGTTGTCAAATATATATGCTGCGTCTGGAGATTGGggaaatgtctcaaacacaagAATGCAGATGCGAAAGGCAGACGACAAAAATCCATCTGGAGTTAGTTCGATAGAGTTGGATGATGGATCTCATTAATTCACTATTATGTACGTGACTCATCATGAATCAAAGAGTATATATTAGTTGGTCAATGGGATGAGCCAGCATCTTAAAAAGATTGATTATGCAACAGATGCTTGTGTCTAAAAACTTTGTTATGTCCCAGATATCAAACGCTTGTAGAGCAGAAATCTGCAGATTTACTTGTTTCTACATCTTGtcatttttcttgcaaaaccaGAGAATATAGGGCAAGATCATCCGACTAAGTCAATAACTTAAAAGTCTTGAATTGCTGATCTTTTTCCTCTAGAAACCTTGGCGGTCCCTAATATATATACTCTTGATGTGGATCTGAAAGTCCTCGCACACAGCCTTTTCAGTGCTTATTTGATCAGGTATGAATTTGCAGCTATGGAACATCCATATCGTGTTATTTTTTGTACAGATGGATGAAGTTTTGCACATGGCAAATATATATTCAAGTACTGAAAGTGTAAATCGAACTTCTGTAGATGTGCAAGTTATAAACGTATGCACTACGATCTACCATATTATAGTACTGATGGGGAGGCTTCATTTACTCGGCCCTTCATCCTGGACGTAACCTTCTCTTTTGGTATGAGAGTTATATCTCTTTGTACACCCTGTGGGGAGTGTGTCTCTTCAGTCACCCATTGTAGAATGTTGATATTCAAGTCCCAAACAACCGGTTAATTAAGTGATGAGTGGGCTTGAAGCATTTACCACATTTTGTTGATATAGATTCTATGATGTTCACATGTACaagagagatgttttgtttagAAATGATCTTCTGGGAACGTTCGTTTGGCAATGATCTCTGGTTCAGGGTTcggaatttgttgggaatcaaGTTTTCTATGTTAACCAGTATGTTGAAGTGGATCGAAAACAACGTATCGTGGGATTATGGAACATTAGAGCTTGTATTCCAGGTACAACTTATAATGTCTGGGTCGCACGCAGCGCTATATTGTTTGATGGAATCGACCATCCCATTGCCATTACCTTTGGGAAAATTCGAGTTCATGTTCTAGGATTTTTGTACTTAATTGTATTCCTTAGATACTCATTTTGATTTACTGATTTAGGATGTATTTGCACCTATGATTTCTATCATGGATGTTCTGAGTGGTTGTATTTTATTTCTTTGTAGTACTTTTTCTTTGATCTgcaaatttatttatcaataaGAAAGGGATTGCAAGATTAATTTACCTCTCAGAATTTCCTTGTGAGAAAGGgatataattttcttttatgatTTTTGCATTCACCTTTAAcgtatttataatatttgatatttacaaGGTCGATTTTAACCATTTTTGTGTCTGagtctaattttaaaaaatatccatAAATCGTAACGtgtgttaatatttttttagttccACAACTTTTTCgaattaaatcaatatattaaagataaaataaaaaatcaaacaataCACAAtagtcaaaatatttttattataattaaataataatattaaacatGTTCAAAATAATCACTAAAAAATCGTTTTTATAGTTTTAAAACGGAAAATACTAATTCAGTCTATATAATCATgttttaattagtttatttttcAATTGATAACATAggcaataaattcaaattttcttgTGATATGGATGATTGGAGAAAAGTTTcgataaaattttaactttaagaAACTTCGTTCTACATTTGCTATTGTAACCAGGATAGTTAACAAGATTTTATAAGTAATGTGAGAAACATACATACACTTTCTTAAGGTAATTCACTATATGTTAATGAGCACTTCAATAATGTCAACTCcgaaaataaatcattttcattaatatcaTAACAACCTCGATGAGTCAACAAATAAGTTTTATATTTGccaatttattgttttatataataaatttagaaaataaaaaaagatttttttgtttatacttggttcagaaaaaataattttatattagaaaaaattataaaagacccaaatttaataaattttataaataaatctatCAAGAGacttataaataataaaaaaaaaattatatttgaacttgaaaaataaaattttgtgataAGTAAAGAAAATCTTGTTCTCTcactaaatctaatatttacattaaatttttatggcaCATTGTGATACAAATTTAAGAGTTTAGAACAAGCCATAAATCATactacttttaataattatcaaataattaaaaaataaataaggtaAAATATCATAAGATACACTTAACATATTGATCATGACTCTCGATCATCTTTGTATCATAtaatgttttatattatatatataaaaaataaaatcacatattATCACCAAATCGtatatcttaaaaaaatttcactaaccgtcataataaaaaaaataaatcaataaattacataaataattttatttaatattccaattaatttgttaataattaaatttattgtaaaagcatctttttaacatatataattaaaatttacattctaattatttattttattaaaaaaatacataattttattaaaattaaatttcaagGATAAATTTGtcaatttttcacaaaatatcaatttaacctaaaatattttataaaattataaaatcgcACTCGTGACCAAATAATTCAAGTTCGTCGACTAAGACTGCTCGTGCACCGCCCCTTGCTCGAGGTCCACTGGCAGCTACGACGGGTAACCTATTCCTAGGGTAGAGGAGTGTACTGCCTAAAACTGATTTTAGCGCCACGCACGTGCGCTAACCAAAACTATTCAAGGCAGCCACACCCAGATTTCTTTTCAAAATCTGATTTTTAGGGCAGCTTATTTCTAGAATTTCTTAAGTGATTAGAAACAAAAGACTCAACACTATTCAAACAATAAACAATACGAATCATACAGACGAGAActtaggctctgataccactgttgaaATACTGTTTTCTCACGCTCAAGACGTAGCAAaagttaataaatttatatcgaGTCAATTTGCATTACTATATAAATAgggtttttcaaaattatggtctcctaaaaaaggcaaaaacttgtgtgagacggtctcacgggtcgtatttgtgagtcggatctcttttttgttttatttatgtaaaagtattactttttattgtgaatatggataaggttgacccgtctcacaaattaagatccgtgagacggtctcatgctAAAAAAATGGGTGACAGTCGATGACTTTCATACCTCTTAATAGGAACGACCTCAGATGCTTACATTTATTATTAAGTACGAAAATACACCACATGAGATAGATAAATGTCAAATTCCTTAAATATCTCTATATATTTTCGTCATttaaaaccatttgaaataatataatttatatatttatacttttcattgaaaaaatgaataaattgtTGTGCATATATTCAGATCCAAAAACCTCAAATATATCATTATAAGAGAAATTGAACATCTGCATACCTCGTATTTGCCCTTATTTCAAACTTGTCCGACTCATAACTAGACTAcatcactaaaaaaattaatcaagctCGCGTATTTGATTGATCTCGTCGTTTTTTTAAAGGGTGAAATTCATCCATATAATATGATCAATTAATTGATATTGAATttgtaaaatgaatttttattaaaaaaaaataaaaataaaagactcATATGATCCAATAGTTTCAAATAAATGACTTAAACTCTTTAGAACAAATGAAcactttttattttcttgttttttcagTATTTCTGGTCCATTTCTACATTTCAAACATAACACAAGACTTTGTATCCATTGTAAGAAGCCAGTATGAACTATGAATTATGGTGGTGAAAAAATTCCAATAAGTTAATCTATTTAAATTTGGTGatttaataatttgtttttattttattacatagtttggttgaaaattattttttaagaaaaatattttattattttagtttcAACCCCTCTtcttaaaaatcattatatatattaattgatttttctaaACTATGTAATTATAtaagatattttaattatttaagttcaAAAATCTATTAAGCCAAcccaataaattaattataaatctCAAAAAACCTCTATATACCGTCtcacaagtcaattttgtgaaacgaatcTTCAACTCGATCCAAtatgtaaaaattattattttttatgcaaaaattattacttttctaTATGAACAAAGCCAATCTATCTCACGAATATAGATTTGTGAAACTATCTCACGTAAAACTTACCAATTCTAAATTGCCTTATATGTACAATTTAGAAATATAAATTGATCAATTATATTATTCTTAGTTGGATTTGGCCAATACTCAtagatttaatatattattaattcaaatatcaaatttaCTAAAATTAGAACACGTGAGAAAATGTGACGAGAAGTATAAGGATGACAATTTTTTTCACAGGTTTAGAATCCCGTGAGGAAAACGCGAAATGGAGACGGCGATCCCTGATTTTTCGGGTTGGAGTTCGGGTTcgatgattttttaaaatctctaAAATAGTTTAGGACAGATATGAATATATTATCTTCATATCCGAATCTgccataaaataataataacaatattaaaatattaatattaatattgatattaatatttttaataataataatagataataataatttttggttCAGAAAATCTCGAAACCAACTCGTATTCtatttcattaatatttttgaaacagaAACGAACGTCAGACGAATATATGATGCTACGGACCCGTCCCCGCCCAGTACTATTGCCATCCTTAAAGAGACAATTCAATGAAATTAGCAAAGTACccaaaaaatatacataattcTACCGGAACCCTTCAACTTTCTGTAATTAAGAACAATGGTACCCAAATCTTTCTTTCGCTGCAACCACGCAGCAAATTCCAAATCGGCCCACAATTTTTAGGGTTTTTCACTCCATCGCCCCCTTCCCCAAACCTCCACTCTCTCTACACATAATCAGGTAAAGTCTAAATTCCCAATTCAATTTtccctttatttatttgtttgctTGTGCCGCTGATTGATATGGTGGATTCACAAACTTTGCCTGCCTGCATTTCATGTTTTTATGTTATTGCCCAGcgcattttcatgatgcaaATAGTAATCTGTTTGGCTTTTAATATCAAGAAGTAGAATTTAAAATGACCCTGATGTTGCTTTGAGTGATATGACTGAACTTAAACTAATGACTTGAGGAGAAGATTGCACCATAGAAAATGGAAATGTTGAAATTTATGTTGTATTTGTTTTGTCTGTGATGCCCATTCTGATTACAGAACTTTGTATAAATCTAAAAACAAGAAATCATTTCAGGACTGTGATAAATAAGATTGCCAATAGTTGATATCTAGAATATGAAATACACAACAAAATGAAGTTTTTGGAAGTAGCTACAAAAATAATGGTAACTTTTGAATGAGGACGATACTAAAAGTAGACTAGATAAAATTAATGTGGCATGGCGTTCCCCTTAACTTAAAACAGTTATGATCAAGGCTGAAATTATGGAAACTTTTACTCAATTTTGAAAGCATCTTCCCAGGTGGCGTCTTTAGGAAACGAATTAGACTAGTGATTGAGCCACTGAACAACTGGTTTATTGTTCTTTTTCTCCACCTGACTATCAACCACCGAAAGTCTTTGATATTCTTGGATCAAAGGAAAGTGTGATTGTTGAACATTAGATGGGAGCAACCGAGCAACTTCCATTTAGAGAAATAAACATGAATGCCGGGATGAGTTTTAGAATTACAAGGTAAGTCAAGTTGATAAGCCGCTTGGCCGATCTTTTGGATCACTTTGTAGGGACCATAAAATCAAAGAGAAAACTACCTATTGGAGGATTAGGCTACAAAAGTCTGTTTAAAAGGCTTTAACTTGAGATAGGTTCACATACATTCACCAATTTCAAAGTCTACTTTAGTCTAGGTTTTGTCAGCAGACATCTTCATTCTATTTCGAGCTTCTCACAATTGAGGAGACACGCTGTTGTATTTCTTTCATTCGAGACCCGATCTACTGGTCCCACTAATGTTTTTCTAACAATTAGCTGAGTAGGATAGGTGGATGCTAACCATAGAGAACTTCAACTGATGTGACCTTAGAAAAGAAATGCAACAAAATATTATACCACCATTTAGCTTGTGGCAACCATCTAGTCTCTGTCTCTTGGCTCGTCAGTGCACACAGATCTCAAGAACTGGTCCAAGCATTTATTTGATGTTTAAGTCTGACCTTCAATTTTGGGATGGTATGATGGATTGATCAAACCCAAATTAGTGAAAAGTTGCTACCAAACTGATTTTAAAAGCAAGAGCTGTATCACTCTAAAATGGATATTGGCTAGTCATGTAACTTGTAGATATTCTCAAAGAACAATTTAGAGACATCTTAGCTGTATGAGGGTGTGTCAATGCAAAAAAGAACGAGCACATTTGCTTAATCCATCCACTACAACCATAATAACTTCCTTACCATGCGACCTAGATGACCCCTTGACAAAATCCATAGAGATTTGAAACCATATTTTCTTAGGTAATGGTAATGGATGCAAAATGCCAGGAAAATCAGCATTTATAGTCTTGTTTCACTCACTAGAACAACATTCATTCACAAAATCTACTGATttcctttttcatattttttccaataaaaagatatatattttttacatgaAACATTTATATCATGAAGATAAAAATTAAGAGGTACAAATACATTGGCCATGCCCATGAGATTTACAAGAACATTAACTCCTTGAACCGACAACTAACCACCTGACATGTAACATACACAAATTACTCAGAACCTCATACAACGATGAACAAAAATCTGTGTTTTCTGAAATATGTCATCAActctttgttcttcatttttatattgctcAAATTCCACATTCGTATTAGTGGCGTGCTGGATAATTCTTGTAATCTTATTACTTGTTTGTCATACCAATTCTTTCAGCACCTGACTTTATCTTCCAACCCTTACTTTGTTCCGCCCTCTAATTCCTCCATCACGACTAGTTGCCAAGATCCTGCTTCAGCACCAATTCTAATGACCCAAGGAGAAGATTGCCAATGGAAAGGAAAATTCTAAAATATCTATTGATGTTTTTTCTGATTCCCATTGTGTTTACTAACTTAGTATAAgtagaaaaacaagaaacaacTCATTAAGGCAATAAATACCTTGGTAAAAAtgaacaaacaaacaaataccCTAGTCAATTGCTGATGTATAGACATTGGAACTACACCATAGTTATTTAAGATGCAAGGCGCATTAAAGTGCTAGGGTACCCTGGAGCCTGATATGGAAAGCGCAAGACAAAGCGCATGCTTTATTGAAGTAAAACGCatttaacataaattttaaaattcaatatatataaagtgatttatactataatattacataaattaaatatttttcacaaagataacaaacattataaataaaaattcattaatagATAATATAATGTATATCATGaccagaaaaaaaattaaattatctaAAGTTCATTAGTAAATTATCAATTCatagtatattaaaaaaaacttcaaatatCTAACTCATCAAATTCATCTCCAATGTCTGCAACTATATCGTCGTCGTCCAAAACAATGATGAGTCATGTGTGTAGAAGAAATTAGATTAAAAAGTTTGTATAAAGGATTACAGTAtcatctaaatcatcaaattcttcatcATCCCGCTCAATAATCATCGTCATTGTAACAGAAGGAAGATTAGAGTAAAAGTTTGAATAGAGGACTTATGAACTTTTTGTTAAAAAAGTCTTGCATATATGAGTGACAATAGGGttttttaatcattaaataGCCACGGGCTTTGCTAATTGGGCTTCAAAATCGGTTGAGTTCGAGTAAATTTTTATTCACACACAAAATATCAGCCCACATCTTTAAAGCACACGCTGTTGCGCCTCTCAGAGCCTCGCGCCTAGGATGAAGCGCACGCTTTAAGCGCGCTGGTTTCAATTGCTTCGCTTGGGTAATAACCCAGGCGCAATGGGTGCGCCCGGCTGGGCCTGTCGCCTAGGCGCACGCTTTTAATAACTATGAACTACACAACAAACTTAATggaaaatataaaactaaaaacAGATTAAAATAAAGATGCCATAACATTTATTATTTAGTTTAGTTGGTTGTTGATCTTGGCTATGGGGTTCTCTCACACAATCTCCCCCCTCCCTCAAACATAAAGTAATACTAAATTAACTGAAATATTTTTGTCATTTCAATTTTGCTGTTATGTCAAAGGCATTGTGATTGCATGAGCTACCTAAATTTCTTTACTTTCAAAATTACCATCCCAGGAATAAATTTGGTGTGCGCAATTCTTTCCTGTGGAATGATCGCGCAAGTTCTCATGATCAGCTTAGGGGCCAGAAATGTAGTTTATTTGTTATTTCATTTTGTTCATTGGCGTTATTGTCACCACTTCTGCTCGTTCTTCACTGCAGATACATGCCACACCATTTGGAATCGTAGTATACTACTTTTACTTGCCATCATCTGTAAGAAATTTTAAACGCGGTTCACTTTCTAGTTGATGAGAAACCTACTTTTCCTCATAGTGTTGCTACTATTATACTTTCCCTAACTTTTAATTTACACTTTCTCTATGCCCCTAAACAAAGAAAGCATGAAAGAGGGTTATTTTTTATTCAGTTCCTTGTTTTCTGTTGGCGGCAGGCCGTGTTACATGTGAAGAATTTTGAACTAATACGTAACATCGAATTTTTCATGCAGGGTTGTGTTTTCAACAACGGACGAGGCTGTACTCTATTTTTATCTTATACTTTGACTTTTTCAGGATACACATCATGGGAAAGGGAAAGCTTATACTGATATGTCAGTCTGGTGGTGAGTTAATAACTAATGGTGATGGCAACTTGTCATATGAAGGGGGAGAAGCAAATGCTGTAAATATCAGCCATGGAACTTTGTTTGATGATCTCAAATTAAAGCTAGCTGAAATGTCTAATTTAGATCATAAAACAATTTCTGTCAAGTATTTCCTCCCAGGAAACAAGAGAAATCTCATCACATTGAGAAATGACAAAGACCTAAAGAGAATGATTGACTTTCATGCGAATTCAGTTACCGCTGATATTTTTGTTGATGGAAAAGAAGGATTTGACCCCACTGTGATAAAAGCACACTCTAGCAGGCAAGTTATTGTAGTACATCTCATTTTCATATTCTTCAAAGTTCAAACATAGCATTCTGAAGTTTTCCCTATGATTCCCAAGTGTTACTATCAAACCACGCTAgttgaaaattgatttttgttgattttttacCATTTCTTTTATTCTCAGCATTTTTTAGTCTTTAGTTTCAATTCATGGACTCTGTGGCACTTGTCTTGTgtagttatttttttaatttttttgcgtATCACTGTGTGAATGATATCCACAGGGATATTGGTATGAAGCTGGCTGAAACAGTAAATCATGTTTCTACACCCTTGGTTGCTGCTAATACAGTTGTCCATGATGGTAAACCTTTGGATTCCCATGAGAACAGTGTACCTGAGGATGCTAACCGACTAGTTGATGTCCCGATCAATTCTGCAGCAAGTGCTGAAAAAAGCGTAGACAGCTCAAACCACAGTCAATCATGTCCAGTCTCACCCCTGTCTTCTGAAAATGAAGCTGACAATGATTCTGATTACAAGCCACGTCTAGTTGCTGCAGTTGATGGTGCCCAGAGTTCAGCTGGTTTTGAAATGGATAGCAGTCCAGCAGATACTGTAAAGAAACGGCGGCGCAATGCCTCATGGATGATTGGTGTCCATGGTCCGACTATTGTTGCAGTTAACGATACTGATAGGGGACAAAGACAGCTGAAGAAAAATATCAAAGATCATCGTACTTTAACTGTCAACGACAAGATGAAAGGCCAAGGAAATGCTATTCATGGAACTGATGGTGACAGTCTAGCTGCTGTTGCTTTATGTAATGATGATTTACCCGAAAAATTAGTTGCCTCATGGAAAGATTGCATAACTGGCGTGGGTCAGGATTTCAAAAGTGTGAAAGAGTTCCGGGAGGCACTGCAAAAGTATGCTGTAGCTCACCGCTTTGTTTATAAGCTAAAAAAGAACGACACTAATCGTGCAAGTGGCATGTGTGTTGATGAAGGCTGTTCTTGGACTGTACATGCATCTTGGGTTCCTGCTTCTCAGACATTTAGGATAAAAAAGTTCAACAATTTACATAATTGTGGAGGAGAGTCTTGGAAAAATGCTCATCCGGCAAAGAATTTGTTGGTAAGTGTCATAAAGGACAAGTTACGAGATTCCCCACATCACAAACCCAATGATATTGCTAAAAGCATTTCACAGGACTTAGGAATTGAACTGAAGTATACACAAGTAAGGCGTGGGATGGAGGACGCACGGGAGCAACTTCAGGGTTCATATAAAGAGTCATATGATCGGTTGCCTTGGTTCTGCGAAAAGTTTGTGGAGACAAATCCTGGTAGTTCTGTCAAGCTGGTGACTAATGATGAGAAACAACTGCAATgcctttttgtttctttttattcCTGTACACAGAGCTTCCTGAATTTTTGCCGTCCCATTCTTTTTCTCAATTCCACATCTTTGAATTCCAAGTACCAAGAAAGTTTGTTGACAGCTACTGCAGTTGATGCAGATGATGGATCCTTTCTAGTTGCACTGGCCATAGTTGCTGGAGAAAATGATAACA includes these proteins:
- the LOC140975437 gene encoding uncharacterized protein isoform X1, translating into MIAQVLMISLGARNVVYLLFHFVHWRYCHHFCSFFTADTCHTIWNRSILLLLAIIWLCFQQRTRLYSIFILYFDFFRIHIMGKGKLILICQSGGELITNGDGNLSYEGGEANAVNISHGTLFDDLKLKLAEMSNLDHKTISVKYFLPGNKRNLITLRNDKDLKRMIDFHANSVTADIFVDGKEGFDPTVIKAHSSRDIGMKLAETVNHVSTPLVAANTVVHDGKPLDSHENSVPEDANRLVDVPINSAASAEKSVDSSNHSQSCPVSPLSSENEADNDSDYKPRLVAAVDGAQSSAGFEMDSSPADTVKKRRRNASWMIGVHGPTIVAVNDTDRGQRQLKKNIKDHRTLTVNDKMKGQGNAIHGTDGDSLAAVALCNDDLPEKLVASWKDCITGVGQDFKSVKEFREALQKYAVAHRFVYKLKKNDTNRASGMCVDEGCSWTVHASWVPASQTFRIKKFNNLHNCGGESWKNAHPAKNLLVSVIKDKLRDSPHHKPNDIAKSISQDLGIELKYTQVRRGMEDAREQLQGSYKESYDRLPWFCEKFVETNPGSSVKLVTNDEKQLQCLFVSFYSCTQSFLNFCRPILFLNSTSLNSKYQESLLTATAVDADDGSFLVALAIVAGENDNNWLWFLEQLKSAVSTSPPITFVSEREKELNKLVQAVYENAHHGYSMYHLLESFKRNLKGPFHGEGRGVLPGKFLAAARALRSSSFKKFTEEIKQISLNAYDWVMQSEAEHFTSFSFKGEPYNYIIHNVAEPYTKLVDEVRESTIMQKIGALMDMMVKLINARQKESSTWTTRLTPSKERRLQEAALRAHGLRVFISSNTLFEVHDDSTHVVNIEKWECTCLEWMQRGLPCRHAIAVCNSAGMIMYDYCSRHFTAESYRMTYSKSINPIPDIGAQMVKEEGDSSSAQVLPPAQYQQNKEHIKTWDPDKRTVTCSRCKEPGHNRSSCKATLTL
- the LOC140975437 gene encoding uncharacterized protein isoform X2, whose translation is MGKGKLILICQSGGELITNGDGNLSYEGGEANAVNISHGTLFDDLKLKLAEMSNLDHKTISVKYFLPGNKRNLITLRNDKDLKRMIDFHANSVTADIFVDGKEGFDPTVIKAHSSRDIGMKLAETVNHVSTPLVAANTVVHDGKPLDSHENSVPEDANRLVDVPINSAASAEKSVDSSNHSQSCPVSPLSSENEADNDSDYKPRLVAAVDGAQSSAGFEMDSSPADTVKKRRRNASWMIGVHGPTIVAVNDTDRGQRQLKKNIKDHRTLTVNDKMKGQGNAIHGTDGDSLAAVALCNDDLPEKLVASWKDCITGVGQDFKSVKEFREALQKYAVAHRFVYKLKKNDTNRASGMCVDEGCSWTVHASWVPASQTFRIKKFNNLHNCGGESWKNAHPAKNLLVSVIKDKLRDSPHHKPNDIAKSISQDLGIELKYTQVRRGMEDAREQLQGSYKESYDRLPWFCEKFVETNPGSSVKLVTNDEKQLQCLFVSFYSCTQSFLNFCRPILFLNSTSLNSKYQESLLTATAVDADDGSFLVALAIVAGENDNNWLWFLEQLKSAVSTSPPITFVSEREKELNKLVQAVYENAHHGYSMYHLLESFKRNLKGPFHGEGRGVLPGKFLAAARALRSSSFKKFTEEIKQISLNAYDWVMQSEAEHFTSFSFKGEPYNYIIHNVAEPYTKLVDEVRESTIMQKIGALMDMMVKLINARQKESSTWTTRLTPSKERRLQEAALRAHGLRVFISSNTLFEVHDDSTHVVNIEKWECTCLEWMQRGLPCRHAIAVCNSAGMIMYDYCSRHFTAESYRMTYSKSINPIPDIGAQMVKEEGDSSSAQVLPPAQYQQNKEHIKTWDPDKRTVTCSRCKEPGHNRSSCKATLTL